In Anaerococcus prevotii DSM 20548, the genomic window TCCTCAGCAGTTCCTGCATAGATTGGCAGGTCTTGGTTGATCTTTGGTATCTCAACGTGGCCTATCATCTCGTGGACTTCAAGCATTCTCGCATACTCTGCCCTTCCCTTTTCCTGCTTGTCCTTGGCATAAGGGTCTTCGGAGACAGCATTGTTCAAGGAGTCGTTGTAAGCACGGGCAAGTCCCATCCTTCTTTCGATTTCTTCTGTCGCTAGCTTGTCGGTACCTTCGTTAAAGACTGATACTTGGTTGTTGGAATCAATCCTGTAGTAGAGTCTATTTACAAGAGGATAGAGAGCTACCAAGAAACCCAAGAAGAAAACAAGCCTAAAGGTCCACTTGGCCCTTCTGGAAGGTTGTTTCTTAATATTTTTATTTTCTTTATTTTTACGTAAAATCGCCATCTAAAATCCTTTATAAGCAAAATAGATACGATATCCCTACCGCATCTATCTTAAGCTATGCAAGTTCTTGTTTTTTATCTTGATTTCTGATAATGATAAATCCTGCCACGATCATAATCAAACCAATAGCAAAATAAATCCAAATTCTAATATCTCCAGTCTTAACTAATGGACCACGACTCCTTGAGGTAAGTGTCTTGGTTGGAGTAGAAGGAGTTTCTGGTGGTGTTGGTGGTGTTGGAGGAGGCGTTTCCTCTTTTGGTGGCTTGTGTTCATTTTCTATAAGAGCAGGCGTATTCAAAGATGATGCTGCGCTTATATCAAATTCTGTAAATTCAACAACTGGATTGTAATCTTCTGGAAAGCCTACTTCTTTTAGTCTATAGTGGCCATATTCTAGATCTGTTACCTCTAAGGCTCCATTAGCATCTGATTCTACGATGTATTCTGAGCCATCTCTAACTACTGTCATATACTTATCGTCTACTAGCTTTTGAACCTTAAACTTAGCTCCAGCTAGCTTTTTGCCGTGGTCATCTTTGTCTACTTTGATAAACTTATGACTTCCCTTAGGATTTTCTCCTGGTGGTGTTGGATTTTCGTTTTCAGGCACGTTTTCAACCTTTAGAGATTCAGCTTTACCGTTAACTTTTATATTGTGGTTTTCATCAACGCTAAATTCATAAGAATCCTCAGACTTTATATATCCTTCTGCAGCAGTTATCTCTTTAAAATAATAGTCTCCTGCTGGCAATTCACGAAGATAGATCTTACCACCAGATTTGGTTTCGATATCTGTAAGATCTCCTGCTTCATCATAAATATATTCGCCAGAAGTTTCTCCTTGTCTAAACTTAAGTTTATCTTCGCCGTCTTTCTTATAAACAGAAAACTTTACTCCATCAAGCATTTTTCCAGTATCTTTAGCATATTTGATTAATGTTGGGATTCTCTTATTTTTAAATATAATATCGCCTTCACCAGGCTTTTTGGCTTCAGAGATAATACCTTCATTTAAAGTTTTATCATAACCTTCAATAGCCTTAACTTCTTTGAATACATAGTAAGAATTTTCTTCAAGACCAGAAACTGTTATTTCTCCGTCTGTGTTGGTTTGTAATACTGTAGCAAGTTTTTCATCTTCTATTTCGGATTTGAACTTATAAGTACCAAAGCTTCCCTCTACTTCAATCGGAATATCATTATACTTTTCTTCAGAAATATTATTATCTTCAGCTGTATTTCCTACTCTCTTAAATAATTTAAACTGAACCTTATCTAACTTGATATTAGGATTATCAGCATCTACCTTTATTATTTTTAAATCCTTAGTCTTTGGACTATCTTTAAGATTAATAAGTAATTCATTATTCTTAAATTCATCATTAGGTACTTTTAATACTGTTGTAGTAAGCTTAGAAGATTTTCCTGAATCAATTCTATCCTTCATCTTAGCGAAAGATTCTTCACTTTCTTTTATAAGATAATAAGAT contains:
- a CDS encoding MSCRAMM family protein; protein product: MKRERKFRLVAFILPILMLIQAFFLAPVGLAEEEAKKVTYTIHLDFSIKDTSVKESSARQVKLWKIPQDKLKKDQAGEVDRLSMAKKYDDMKEEDIIKDLGEEILTSEESKINENGDKERISLQIEQEENEESYYLIKESEESFAKMKDRIDSGKSSKLTTTVLKVPNDEFKNNELLINLKDSPKTKDLKIIKVDADNPNIKLDKVQFKLFKRVGNTAEDNNISEEKYNDIPIEVEGSFGTYKFKSEIEDEKLATVLQTNTDGEITVSGLEENSYYVFKEVKAIEGYDKTLNEGIISEAKKPGEGDIIFKNKRIPTLIKYAKDTGKMLDGVKFSVYKKDGEDKLKFRQGETSGEYIYDEAGDLTDIETKSGGKIYLRELPAGDYYFKEITAAEGYIKSEDSYEFSVDENHNIKVNGKAESLKVENVPENENPTPPGENPKGSHKFIKVDKDDHGKKLAGAKFKVQKLVDDKYMTVVRDGSEYIVESDANGALEVTDLEYGHYRLKEVGFPEDYNPVVEFTEFDISAASSLNTPALIENEHKPPKEETPPPTPPTPPETPSTPTKTLTSRSRGPLVKTGDIRIWIYFAIGLIMIVAGFIIIRNQDKKQELA